The following proteins are co-located in the Bacillus pumilus genome:
- the purU gene encoding formyltetrahydrofolate deformylase has translation MRTLITEKLELHRQKHEQKGRLLVSCPDQPGIVSAVSTFLFERGANIIESSQYTTDHESGRFFLRIEFDWKDISANIAQLKNGFEPIAESFQMTWSMSRASELKKLAIFVSKELHCLHELLWEWQSGNLMAEIAVVISNHETAKDTVEALGIPFHHVKANKDIRKEAEKQQLALLEEYDIDVVVLARYMQILTPAFIEQHPNKIINIHHSFLPAFIGANPYKRAYERGVKLIGATSHYVTNDLDEGPIIEQDIERVDHRDDAEALKNIGRTIERSVLARAVKWHLEDRIIVHENKTIVFN, from the coding sequence ATGAGAACATTGATTACAGAGAAACTTGAATTACACAGACAAAAGCACGAGCAAAAAGGAAGATTACTTGTCAGCTGCCCGGATCAGCCCGGTATTGTGTCTGCTGTATCTACCTTTTTATTTGAGCGCGGAGCAAACATCATTGAATCCAGTCAATACACAACAGATCATGAAAGTGGTCGGTTCTTTTTAAGAATTGAATTTGATTGGAAAGACATCTCGGCTAATATTGCTCAGCTGAAAAACGGCTTTGAGCCAATTGCTGAATCATTTCAAATGACGTGGAGCATGTCACGCGCAAGTGAGCTCAAAAAGCTGGCGATCTTCGTGTCAAAAGAACTTCATTGCTTACATGAGCTTCTATGGGAATGGCAGAGCGGAAATTTAATGGCTGAAATTGCGGTTGTCATCAGCAATCATGAAACGGCAAAAGATACAGTAGAAGCGCTCGGGATTCCATTCCATCATGTGAAGGCAAATAAAGACATTCGCAAAGAAGCAGAAAAACAGCAGCTCGCATTATTAGAAGAGTACGATATTGATGTGGTTGTGCTTGCTAGATACATGCAAATTTTAACGCCTGCCTTTATTGAACAGCATCCGAACAAAATCATTAATATTCACCATTCCTTCCTGCCAGCGTTTATCGGTGCGAACCCATACAAACGGGCATATGAGCGGGGTGTCAAATTAATCGGTGCGACTTCTCACTATGTAACAAATGATTTAGACGAAGGGCCGATCATTGAACAGGATATTGAGCGGGTAGATCACCGGGATGATGCAGAGGCACTAAAGAATATTGGTCGTACGATTGAACGAAGTGTGCTTGCACGTGCTGTCAAATGGCATCTAGAAGATCGGATTATTGTTCATGAGAATAAAACGATCGTGTTTAATTGA
- the proB gene encoding glutamate 5-kinase: protein MKKQRIVIKIGSSSLTEQKGAIDEQKMWDHVRAIAKLKEAGHEIILISSGAVAAGFGSLGYPSRPVTLKGKQAAAAVGQGLLMQKYTELFSQFHMTPAQMLLTRNDFSDRTRYRNAYATMMELLERKILPIINENDSVSIEELTFGDNDMLSALVSGLIHADQLIILTDINGIYDANPNEHPDAKRFDALTHISDKLFSYAKSTGSKVGTGGMKSKLSAAQTALSLGVKVFIGMGTGEDKLLHILAGQGDGTYIGEQDLSSVNNRRQWIQFHSPVSGKIMIDAGAEAAILHNGRSLLPAGVIDVAGDFSKGEVVEVVGPNGLVGKGQTLYASDELLGIKGMRSDELSHEKPEVIHRDHWVQHVQN, encoded by the coding sequence ATGAAAAAGCAAAGGATCGTCATAAAAATTGGCAGCAGTTCATTAACAGAGCAAAAGGGAGCCATTGATGAACAAAAAATGTGGGATCATGTGAGAGCCATTGCAAAGCTTAAAGAGGCAGGACATGAAATCATTTTAATTTCGTCAGGGGCTGTTGCGGCGGGATTTGGCAGTTTAGGATATCCATCAAGACCTGTGACCTTAAAAGGAAAACAGGCTGCTGCTGCCGTTGGTCAAGGCTTATTAATGCAGAAATATACAGAGCTATTTTCACAGTTTCACATGACACCTGCACAAATGCTTTTAACACGTAATGACTTTTCAGATCGCACAAGATATCGAAATGCTTACGCAACGATGATGGAACTATTGGAAAGAAAAATTTTACCGATCATTAATGAAAATGATTCGGTTTCGATCGAGGAGCTTACCTTTGGTGATAATGACATGCTGTCGGCTCTTGTCAGTGGATTAATCCATGCAGATCAATTGATCATCTTAACTGACATTAACGGAATTTATGATGCAAATCCAAATGAGCATCCTGACGCGAAGCGGTTTGATGCATTGACACACATTTCAGATAAATTGTTTTCATATGCGAAGAGCACTGGTTCGAAGGTTGGAACAGGCGGGATGAAATCAAAGCTGTCTGCTGCACAAACCGCACTTTCACTTGGCGTCAAAGTCTTCATTGGCATGGGTACAGGGGAAGACAAGCTTCTTCACATTCTCGCAGGTCAAGGTGATGGAACGTATATCGGTGAACAAGACTTATCATCGGTCAATAACCGCCGTCAATGGATTCAATTCCACTCACCTGTCTCTGGGAAGATCATGATTGATGCGGGAGCGGAAGCGGCGATTTTGCACAACGGCAGAAGCCTTCTTCCGGCGGGTGTCATTGATGTCGCTGGTGATTTTTCTAAAGGAGAGGTCGTTGAAGTCGTCGGTCCGAACGGATTAGTTGGTAAGGGACAAACATTGTACGCATCTGATGAGCTTCTCGGCATTAAAGGAATGCGAAGTGATGAGCTTTCACATGAGAAGCCTGAGGTCATACACCGAGATCACTGGGTGCAGCATGTACAAAACTGA
- a CDS encoding glutamate-5-semialdehyde dehydrogenase: MNEVLEKAKKASAAKDQLLLKTTEQKNAALHAIAKALKASSAFLIEENEKDVQAAVEKQFTPSVIDRITLTEERIEAIADATLQLVQLKDPIGETLETIQKENGLLIEKVRVPLGTVGMIYEARPNVTVDAATLCLKTGNAVILRGSSSAIHSNKAIVKVIHEALHATDIPVNSVQLIEDTGRETAKTLFTLNDYLDVLIPRGGKNLIDLVVRESTVPVLETGAGNCHIYIDETAKKEMAEQIVLNAKTQRPSVCNAIESIVIHETWAKAHGASLFEALHTNGVEIRGDEAVCALAQGATLATTADFETEFLAPIVSIKIVQNIEEAIQHIQTYSSKHSEAIITENDQHAAFFLTAVDAAAVYHNASTRFTDGFEFGYGAEIGISTQKLHARGPMGLPALTSEKFVIRGQGQIRE, translated from the coding sequence ATGAATGAAGTTCTTGAAAAAGCAAAAAAGGCAAGTGCGGCCAAAGATCAGCTGCTATTAAAAACGACTGAACAAAAGAATGCTGCTTTACACGCAATCGCAAAAGCTCTAAAAGCATCTTCAGCTTTTTTAATTGAGGAGAACGAAAAGGACGTTCAAGCAGCCGTGGAAAAGCAGTTCACCCCATCTGTCATCGACCGGATCACACTCACGGAAGAGAGAATTGAAGCAATCGCAGATGCTACGCTTCAACTGGTTCAGCTAAAAGACCCAATTGGTGAAACGTTAGAAACCATTCAAAAAGAAAATGGCCTTTTGATTGAAAAAGTACGTGTGCCTCTCGGAACGGTTGGGATGATTTATGAAGCAAGGCCGAACGTGACAGTAGATGCTGCGACCCTTTGCTTGAAAACTGGAAATGCTGTGATCCTTCGAGGAAGCTCATCGGCCATCCATAGTAATAAAGCGATTGTGAAGGTCATTCATGAAGCACTTCATGCAACGGATATTCCAGTAAACAGTGTGCAATTGATTGAAGATACAGGCCGAGAAACGGCTAAAACGCTGTTCACCTTAAATGATTACCTAGATGTCCTCATTCCCCGCGGCGGGAAAAATTTAATCGATCTCGTTGTGAGAGAGTCTACCGTGCCAGTACTTGAGACAGGCGCAGGGAACTGTCATATTTACATTGATGAAACAGCCAAAAAAGAGATGGCTGAACAGATTGTTCTGAATGCCAAAACCCAAAGACCATCTGTTTGTAATGCCATTGAGAGCATTGTCATTCATGAAACATGGGCAAAGGCACACGGCGCTTCGCTATTTGAAGCACTTCATACAAACGGGGTAGAGATCCGAGGCGATGAAGCTGTATGCGCACTTGCTCAGGGCGCAACACTTGCGACAACTGCTGACTTTGAAACGGAATTCTTAGCACCAATTGTCAGTATCAAAATCGTTCAGAACATAGAAGAAGCGATTCAACACATTCAAACATACAGCTCCAAGCACTCTGAAGCCATCATTACGGAAAATGATCAGCATGCGGCATTTTTCTTAACAGCCGTCGACGCTGCCGCTGTTTATCATAATGCCTCCACTCGATTTACAGATGGTTTTGAATTTGGCTATGGCGCAGAAATAGGCATTAGTACACAAAAACTGCACGCAAGAGGGCCGATGGGTCTGCCAGCCTTAACTTCTGAAAAATTTGTCATTCGTGGTCAAGGACAAATAAGAGAATAA
- a CDS encoding Rap family tetratricopeptide repeat protein produces MAKIIPSSDIGVKINKWYELIRRFDSEQAEQLKQEIRTSLDSMEEDQNLLLYFSLMEFRHEVMLDYLKPLKEGKLRANFSELSKEIDEHQTHVTGMLEYYYHFFRGMYEFGRRQYIAAISSYQKAEHKLSFVSDDIERAEYHFKMSEIYYHMKQTHISMHHAKLALDVYIQHELYALRTIQCEFIVAGNYDDMRRHEKALPHLERALARSRDFQNVRFIASSLFNMGNSYYRMGELNRALDLMKESISLFDQNQSDHLRRSIDPLYTAAQILYKQGKNEEALYYREECMKRAEALQDDIHIQKTIFLEALYLRQDAEHIKRIFHFLESAYAYPDIEELALDTAKYYNEIEDYEKSSMFYGEAEHARIYIQRGDCLYEF; encoded by the coding sequence ATGGCGAAAATCATTCCCTCTTCGGATATTGGAGTGAAAATCAACAAGTGGTATGAATTAATCCGCAGATTTGATTCAGAACAAGCAGAACAGTTAAAGCAGGAAATTCGCACCTCTCTTGATTCAATGGAAGAAGATCAGAATTTGCTTCTCTATTTTTCTTTAATGGAATTTAGGCATGAGGTCATGCTCGATTATTTAAAGCCATTAAAGGAAGGAAAGCTTCGCGCCAACTTTTCCGAGCTTTCGAAAGAAATAGATGAGCATCAAACGCATGTCACAGGCATGCTTGAATACTACTATCATTTCTTCAGAGGCATGTATGAATTCGGCCGGAGGCAATACATTGCTGCCATATCGTCTTATCAAAAGGCGGAGCACAAGCTTTCTTTTGTATCCGACGATATTGAACGTGCGGAATATCATTTTAAAATGTCAGAAATATATTATCACATGAAACAAACACATATTTCGATGCACCATGCCAAACTAGCGCTGGATGTCTATATTCAGCACGAACTATATGCGCTTCGTACCATTCAGTGTGAATTTATTGTAGCTGGTAATTATGATGATATGAGAAGGCATGAAAAGGCATTACCACATCTCGAAAGAGCACTTGCGAGATCAAGAGACTTTCAGAATGTGCGTTTTATTGCTTCCTCTTTGTTTAATATGGGCAACAGCTATTACAGAATGGGTGAATTGAACCGCGCACTCGACTTAATGAAAGAATCCATCTCATTATTTGATCAAAATCAATCCGATCATCTTCGTCGATCGATAGATCCTCTTTATACAGCCGCTCAGATATTATACAAACAAGGTAAAAACGAAGAAGCATTATACTACAGAGAAGAATGTATGAAACGAGCAGAAGCTCTGCAGGATGACATTCATATTCAAAAGACAATATTTCTAGAGGCGTTGTACTTGAGACAAGACGCTGAGCATATTAAACGAATTTTCCATTTTTTAGAGTCTGCTTATGCATATCCCGATATAGAGGAGCTAGCATTAGACACCGCAAAGTATTATAATGAAATAGAGGATTATGAAAAATCTTCCATGTTCTATGGGGAAGCGGAACATGCTCGAATCTATATTCAGAGAGGGGATTGTTTATATGAATTTTAA
- a CDS encoding phosphatase: MNFKKWTVVCTSIMIMALWVVSASAAPDNRNHTLEQPNPQHVTI; encoded by the coding sequence ATGAATTTTAAAAAATGGACAGTCGTCTGTACAAGCATCATGATCATGGCATTATGGGTGGTATCAGCTAGTGCCGCTCCGGATAACAGAAACCACACGTTAGAACAACCGAATCCGCAGCATGTCACCATTTAA
- a CDS encoding organic hydroperoxide resistance protein: MSDVLFTATVSAVGGREGKVVSTDGVLEHDVAMPGTPRAKKLEKATNPEQLFAAGYSACFDSALQMVARQERIRFESEVTAHVSLVKDSSDGGFKLGVKLEVKGTGIEQSALDELVHKAHGVCPYSKATQGNIEVELVAVAQ, encoded by the coding sequence ATGTCAGACGTTTTATTTACTGCAACGGTATCAGCTGTAGGAGGAAGAGAAGGAAAGGTTGTTTCAACAGATGGAGTACTAGAGCATGATGTGGCAATGCCTGGAACACCAAGAGCGAAAAAGCTTGAAAAAGCAACAAATCCAGAGCAATTATTCGCAGCAGGCTACTCTGCATGTTTTGATTCTGCCCTTCAAATGGTAGCGAGACAAGAGCGCATCCGTTTTGAAAGTGAAGTAACGGCACATGTGAGCTTAGTCAAAGACAGTTCAGATGGCGGTTTCAAACTAGGCGTTAAATTAGAAGTAAAAGGAACTGGAATCGAGCAATCAGCATTAGACGAACTGGTTCATAAAGCACACGGCGTATGTCCATATTCAAAAGCAACTCAAGGAAACATTGAAGTAGAACTAGTGGCTGTCGCACAATAA
- a CDS encoding MarR family winged helix-turn-helix transcriptional regulator has translation MTNEFEHMKLENQLCFLLYASSREMTKQYKPLLEELNITYPQYLALLLLWEHGTLNVKTMGELLYLDSGTLTPMLKRMEQNGLIIRERSKEDERSVQIRLTEYGVQLKEKATAIPFRMLSGTGRSEEELKTLRASLHELLQKLTQPKG, from the coding sequence ATGACAAATGAATTCGAACATATGAAGCTGGAAAATCAGCTCTGTTTCTTGTTATATGCAAGTTCAAGAGAGATGACGAAGCAGTATAAACCGTTATTAGAAGAGTTAAACATCACCTACCCGCAATATTTGGCACTGCTTTTATTGTGGGAGCATGGGACGTTAAATGTGAAGACAATGGGCGAGCTTCTGTATTTAGACTCCGGTACACTCACCCCCATGCTCAAACGGATGGAGCAAAACGGACTCATCATCCGCGAGCGTTCAAAAGAGGATGAGCGATCTGTGCAAATTCGTTTAACTGAATATGGAGTACAGCTAAAAGAGAAGGCCACTGCGATTCCATTTCGTATGCTGTCTGGAACTGGCAGATCAGAAGAAGAGCTTAAAACATTGCGCGCCTCTTTACATGAGCTTTTGCAAAAATTAACACAACCAAAAGGCTGA
- a CDS encoding organic hydroperoxide resistance protein — translation MKPLFTAKVKAQHGRAGHVRSDDGVLDHNIVMPNAKKDGETGTNPEQLFAAGYAACFGGALEQVAKKQGVEIESEVEGHVSLLKDESDGGFKLGVKLIVSAKGLDHDKAKELVEAAHQFCPYSKATRGNIEVELEVAE, via the coding sequence ATGAAACCATTATTCACAGCAAAAGTAAAGGCGCAGCATGGAAGAGCTGGGCATGTTCGTTCAGACGATGGTGTGCTTGATCATAACATTGTCATGCCAAACGCAAAGAAAGATGGAGAGACTGGCACGAATCCAGAGCAATTATTTGCAGCAGGCTATGCGGCCTGTTTCGGAGGAGCGCTTGAACAAGTAGCGAAGAAGCAAGGGGTAGAAATTGAATCAGAAGTAGAGGGACATGTTAGTCTTTTAAAAGATGAAAGCGATGGCGGCTTTAAACTTGGCGTGAAGCTGATTGTGTCCGCTAAAGGCCTTGACCATGACAAAGCAAAAGAGCTTGTCGAGGCTGCGCATCAATTCTGTCCATATTCAAAAGCAACAAGAGGGAACATTGAAGTGGAGCTTGAAGTGGCTGAATAA
- a CDS encoding nucleoside deaminase encodes MSHEAFLQRAIDLAVEGVNSGTGGPFGAVIVKDGQIIAEGSNNVTTNNDPTAHAEVTAIRKACQALHTYQLEDCILYTSCEPCPMCLGAIYWARPKAVYFAAGHQDAATSGFDDSFIYEEINKEYESRNIPFYQLTLQKTLAPFEAWETYDKKKEY; translated from the coding sequence ATGAGTCACGAAGCTTTTTTACAACGCGCAATTGATCTTGCAGTAGAAGGAGTCAATAGTGGTACTGGCGGTCCTTTTGGAGCAGTCATTGTCAAGGATGGTCAGATTATTGCAGAGGGAAGCAACAATGTCACAACGAATAATGATCCAACTGCACATGCAGAAGTCACAGCCATTCGAAAGGCGTGCCAGGCTCTACATACATACCAATTAGAAGATTGTATTTTATATACAAGCTGTGAGCCTTGCCCGATGTGCCTCGGCGCTATTTACTGGGCTAGACCAAAAGCCGTGTATTTTGCAGCTGGACATCAGGATGCCGCGACTTCTGGTTTTGATGACTCGTTTATTTATGAAGAAATCAACAAAGAATACGAATCAAGAAACATTCCATTTTACCAGCTGACTCTTCAAAAAACCCTTGCACCGTTTGAAGCTTGGGAAACATACGACAAAAAGAAAGAATATTAA
- the metE gene encoding 5-methyltetrahydropteroyltriglutamate--homocysteine S-methyltransferase: MTIVKTSNLGFPRIGLNREWKKTLESYWKGQTDRETLLSTLDEQFLTAIKTQIDQQIDVVPSGDFTFYDHVLDTAVMFNWIPERFRSLKDPLDTYFAMARGTKDAVSSEMTKWFNTNYHYIVPEYEKSTEFKLTHNKPLEAYEKVKKAFGVETKPVVLGLYTFVSLSKGYEANEVKEIEQRLVPLYTQVLKELQEAGVKWVQIDEPALVTASSEDVTAVKEIYQTIKEAVPALNILLQTYFDSVDAYEELVSYPVEAIGLDFVHDQGRNLDQVKKHGFPKDKILAAGIIDGRNIWRSDLGERLSFISEVIADVQPKEVWLQPSSSLLHVPVAKHPSEQLEEKLLNGLSYATEKLAELTRLKEGLTKGAAAIDADINEAAQALLTLKEFAKGTNADLTAERNNLSPKDFKRPVAFEERLRIQNESLELPLLPTTTIGSFPQSAEVRSARQKWRKNEWTDAEYDEFIKKETQRWIDIQEEIGLDVLVHGEFERTDMVEYFGEKLAGFAFTKFAWVQSYGSRCVKPPIIYGDVEFTEPMTVKETVYAQSLTEKKVKGMLTGPVTILNWSFPRTDISRKDIAFQIAFALRKEVEALEKAGIEVIQVDEPALREGLPLKESDWAEYLNWAAESFRLSTSSVQNETQIHTHMCYSNFEDIVDTIEDLDADVITIEHSRSHGGFLDYLEKHPYLKGLGLGVYDIHSPRVPSVEEMSKIIDDALNVCPTDRFWVNPDCGLKTRQEPETIAALKNMVTAAEVARKKLAQHA; the protein is encoded by the coding sequence TTGACAATTGTTAAAACAAGTAATCTAGGTTTTCCGCGAATTGGTTTAAACAGAGAATGGAAAAAAACACTTGAGTCTTATTGGAAGGGTCAAACGGACCGTGAAACCCTCTTAAGCACACTGGATGAACAATTTTTAACCGCCATTAAAACACAAATTGACCAACAAATTGATGTTGTTCCTTCTGGAGACTTCACCTTCTATGATCACGTGCTGGATACTGCTGTTATGTTCAATTGGATTCCAGAGCGCTTCCGCAGCTTGAAAGACCCGCTAGATACATACTTTGCGATGGCAAGAGGAACAAAAGATGCTGTCTCAAGTGAAATGACAAAATGGTTTAATACAAACTATCACTACATCGTTCCAGAATACGAAAAAAGCACCGAATTCAAACTCACACACAACAAACCGCTTGAAGCTTACGAAAAGGTAAAAAAGGCGTTTGGCGTTGAAACAAAACCTGTTGTACTTGGACTTTATACATTTGTCTCTCTCTCTAAAGGCTATGAAGCAAATGAAGTGAAAGAGATCGAGCAGCGTCTAGTGCCGCTTTATACTCAAGTTTTAAAAGAGCTTCAAGAAGCCGGCGTCAAATGGGTTCAAATTGATGAACCTGCACTTGTCACCGCTTCAAGTGAAGACGTGACAGCAGTAAAAGAAATCTATCAAACAATCAAAGAAGCCGTACCTGCCTTAAACATTCTTCTTCAAACATACTTTGATTCAGTGGATGCCTATGAAGAGCTTGTCTCTTATCCTGTTGAAGCCATCGGTCTTGATTTTGTCCATGATCAAGGTCGCAACCTTGATCAAGTGAAGAAGCATGGCTTCCCGAAAGATAAAATTTTAGCAGCAGGCATCATTGATGGAAGAAATATTTGGAGATCAGATCTTGGCGAAAGATTATCATTCATTTCTGAAGTGATTGCTGACGTTCAGCCGAAAGAAGTGTGGCTACAGCCATCAAGCAGCTTGCTTCATGTGCCAGTTGCGAAACACCCAAGCGAACAGCTTGAAGAAAAACTATTAAACGGACTTTCTTATGCCACTGAAAAGCTGGCTGAATTAACACGATTAAAAGAAGGCTTAACAAAAGGAGCGGCTGCCATTGATGCAGACATCAATGAAGCAGCACAAGCGCTTCTTACCTTAAAGGAATTCGCGAAAGGAACAAATGCGGATCTAACAGCCGAACGCAACAATCTTTCACCTAAAGATTTTAAACGTCCAGTTGCCTTTGAAGAACGCCTTCGTATCCAAAACGAATCTCTTGAACTGCCGCTCCTGCCAACGACAACAATTGGCAGCTTCCCGCAGTCAGCTGAAGTGCGAAGTGCTCGTCAAAAATGGCGTAAAAACGAGTGGACAGATGCTGAATATGATGAATTTATTAAGAAAGAAACACAAAGATGGATTGATATTCAAGAAGAGATTGGCCTGGATGTTCTCGTTCATGGAGAATTTGAACGTACAGACATGGTTGAATACTTCGGTGAAAAGCTAGCCGGATTTGCCTTTACGAAATTTGCTTGGGTGCAATCCTATGGATCACGCTGCGTGAAGCCGCCAATCATTTATGGAGATGTAGAATTTACAGAGCCGATGACAGTGAAAGAAACGGTTTACGCACAAAGCTTAACTGAGAAAAAGGTCAAAGGAATGCTGACAGGACCTGTCACCATCTTAAACTGGTCTTTCCCAAGAACAGATATCTCCCGGAAAGACATTGCCTTCCAAATCGCATTCGCTTTGCGTAAAGAGGTAGAAGCGTTAGAAAAAGCAGGTATTGAGGTTATTCAAGTGGATGAGCCTGCGCTTAGAGAAGGTCTTCCGCTCAAAGAAAGTGATTGGGCAGAATATTTAAACTGGGCAGCCGAGTCCTTCCGTTTATCAACATCTTCTGTTCAAAATGAAACGCAAATTCATACACATATGTGCTACAGTAACTTCGAGGATATTGTCGATACCATCGAAGACCTTGATGCAGACGTGATCACGATTGAGCACTCACGCAGTCATGGCGGATTCCTTGATTATTTAGAAAAACATCCGTATCTGAAAGGACTTGGACTTGGGGTATATGACATCCATAGCCCGCGCGTTCCATCTGTTGAAGAAATGAGTAAAATCATTGATGATGCGCTGAACGTTTGTCCGACAGATCGCTTCTGGGTCAACCCTGACTGTGGTCTAAAAACAAGACAAGAGCCTGAAACCATTGCTGCTTTGAAAAATATGGTCACAGCTGCTGAAGTGGCTCGTAAAAAACTGGCGCAGCATGCATAA
- a CDS encoding S8 family peptidase has product MKGDIRLIPYEVKANVMEAKETPESIQEIKAPELWSSGFKGKGITIAVLDTGCDTEHPDLKDQIIGGKNFTDDDNGDADNVKDYNGHGTHVAGTIAATDQNGGILGVAPEAKLLIVKVLGGENGSGKYEWIINGINYAAEQKADIISMSLGGPSNEPALQEAIQNAVKSGVLVVCAAGNEGDGDERTEEFSYPAAYNEVIAVGSVSLARESSEFSNANKEIDLVAPGEDILSTLPNHKYGRLTGTSMAAPHVSGALAIIKNAEEEAFQRKLTEPEVYAQLVRRTLPLKQSKTLVGNGFLYLTAPEVLLEKTLEADLLSL; this is encoded by the coding sequence ATGAAAGGTGACATTCGCTTAATTCCGTATGAAGTAAAAGCCAATGTGATGGAAGCGAAAGAGACGCCGGAAAGTATTCAGGAGATTAAAGCACCCGAACTTTGGTCAAGTGGCTTCAAAGGAAAAGGCATAACCATTGCTGTCCTTGATACAGGTTGCGACACGGAGCATCCCGACTTAAAAGATCAGATTATCGGAGGAAAGAACTTTACCGATGATGATAACGGAGATGCGGATAATGTGAAAGACTACAACGGACATGGCACCCATGTAGCAGGAACGATTGCAGCAACGGATCAAAATGGCGGCATTTTAGGTGTTGCCCCTGAAGCCAAGCTGCTGATCGTGAAAGTCCTAGGCGGTGAAAATGGCAGCGGGAAATACGAATGGATCATTAATGGCATCAACTATGCCGCTGAGCAGAAGGCTGATATTATCTCCATGTCTCTCGGTGGTCCAAGCAATGAGCCAGCCCTGCAGGAAGCCATTCAAAATGCGGTGAAAAGCGGTGTGCTTGTTGTCTGCGCAGCAGGAAATGAAGGTGACGGGGACGAGCGTACGGAAGAGTTTTCCTATCCAGCTGCATACAATGAGGTGATTGCCGTCGGCTCTGTCTCCCTTGCAAGAGAATCCTCTGAATTTTCCAATGCCAATAAAGAAATCGACCTCGTCGCTCCAGGAGAAGACATTTTATCCACTCTCCCTAACCATAAATACGGCAGACTGACAGGTACTTCAATGGCTGCCCCTCACGTGAGCGGTGCACTGGCCATTATTAAAAATGCCGAGGAAGAAGCGTTCCAGCGCAAGCTGACAGAGCCTGAGGTCTATGCTCAGCTTGTGAGAAGAACCCTTCCACTGAAACAATCGAAAACCCTTGTAGGGAACGGATTTTTATATTTAACTGCGCCTGAAGTACTTTTAGAAAAAACATTGGAAGCAGATCTTTTATCTCTATAG
- a CDS encoding response regulator transcription factor → MNKGKILVIEDEKKIARVLSLELEYEGYEVTVKDTGMNGLQALEEDSFDLVLLDVMLPELSGLEVLRRVRKTNTATPIILITARGSVPDKVSGLDLGANDYITKPFDIEELLARIRAQLRFNINAQEEKETELSIADLTVNEKTRDIQRGGQMLELTPREYDLLVHLLKHQQQVLTRDQLLTAVWGFDYFGDTNVVDVYIRYLRKKVDYPFEKQLIHTVRGVGYVMKG, encoded by the coding sequence ATGAACAAAGGGAAGATACTCGTGATCGAAGATGAAAAGAAAATTGCAAGGGTGCTGTCACTTGAACTTGAATATGAAGGATATGAGGTTACAGTCAAAGATACAGGCATGAACGGACTCCAGGCTCTTGAAGAAGATAGCTTCGATTTAGTGCTGCTTGACGTCATGCTGCCAGAATTAAGCGGCCTTGAGGTGCTTAGAAGGGTTCGAAAGACAAATACAGCCACGCCCATTATTTTGATTACAGCAAGAGGGAGTGTTCCTGATAAGGTAAGCGGCCTTGATCTTGGGGCAAATGATTATATTACAAAGCCTTTTGACATAGAGGAATTATTAGCGCGAATTCGTGCGCAGCTGAGATTCAATATAAATGCGCAAGAAGAAAAGGAGACAGAGCTGAGCATAGCAGATCTGACCGTCAATGAGAAAACAAGAGACATACAAAGGGGCGGGCAAATGCTTGAGCTCACACCGAGAGAATATGATCTGCTTGTCCACTTGCTAAAGCATCAGCAGCAAGTGCTCACAAGGGATCAGCTTTTAACAGCCGTTTGGGGCTTTGATTACTTCGGTGACACAAACGTGGTGGATGTCTATATTCGCTATTTAAGGAAAAAAGTCGACTACCCATTTGAAAAACAGCTGATTCACACAGTGAGAGGTGTGGGTTATGTGATGAAAGGATAA